From Pleurocapsa minor HA4230-MV1, the proteins below share one genomic window:
- a CDS encoding DedA family protein, producing MLESIINTINSLGYVGIALLMALENIIPPIPSELIMPLAGFTVTQGNLNFFGVVIAGTFGSVIGATPWYFLGKFWGLKRTKTIADRYGKWLTISGKDVQQAKDWFDRKGDIATALGRLIPGIRTYISVPAGISKMPILPFFFYSTLGSIVWITFLTASGYLLGANYKLVAIYLKPISILVLLVIIALSIYWVIKRNRTSMRNKKR from the coding sequence ATGCTTGAATCTATCATTAATACAATTAACTCTCTTGGTTATGTAGGAATTGCTCTATTAATGGCATTGGAAAACATCATTCCTCCAATTCCTTCCGAGTTGATTATGCCTTTGGCAGGATTTACAGTTACCCAAGGAAACTTGAATTTTTTTGGGGTAGTAATTGCTGGAACTTTTGGTTCAGTAATAGGTGCAACTCCTTGGTATTTTCTGGGTAAATTTTGGGGATTAAAAAGAACTAAAACAATTGCCGATCGCTATGGCAAATGGCTTACTATTTCTGGAAAAGATGTGCAGCAAGCAAAGGATTGGTTTGATCGAAAGGGTGATATAGCTACTGCCCTTGGCCGTCTTATTCCTGGCATTCGCACCTATATTTCTGTGCCAGCAGGTATTAGTAAAATGCCAATATTACCATTTTTCTTTTATTCAACCTTGGGTAGTATTGTTTGGATAACTTTTTTGACAGCATCGGGTTATCTTTTAGGTGCTAACTATAAACTAGTAGCAATATATTTAAAACCTATTTCTATTTTAGTTTTACTAGTAATTATAGCGCTTTCTATTTATTGGGTAATTAAAAGAAACAGAACTTCTATGCGCAATAAGAAAAGGTAA
- a CDS encoding methyltransferase domain-containing protein, with product MSNSLYQDIREFYDASSELWESIWGEHMHHGYYGKNGNYKLDRRQAQIELIEELLLWSGYNSGHNKGNPPQNIIDVGCGIGGSTLHLAQKFGCKATGITLSPVQASRAKERAAAAGLEGRVNFEVANALDMPFGDNTFDLVWSLESGEHMPNKAKFLSECYRVLKPGGKMIFATWCHRETDSLAGDLTPNEVAHLKEIYRVYCLPYVISLSEYRKIVTECGFQNMKSDDWSIAVEPFWDVVIDSAIAPKAITGLFKAGWQTIQGALSLGLMSSGYSKGLVRFGLICASK from the coding sequence ATGAGTAATAGTCTATATCAAGATATTCGCGAGTTTTATGATGCTTCTAGTGAACTATGGGAGTCTATCTGGGGCGAACATATGCACCACGGTTACTATGGTAAAAATGGTAATTACAAGCTCGATCGCCGTCAGGCACAAATCGAACTAATTGAAGAGTTATTACTTTGGAGTGGTTATAACAGTGGTCATAACAAAGGTAATCCCCCGCAAAATATAATTGACGTTGGCTGCGGTATTGGTGGCAGCACTCTACACCTAGCACAAAAATTTGGCTGCAAAGCCACAGGCATCACTCTCTCTCCTGTTCAAGCATCAAGAGCTAAGGAAAGAGCAGCAGCAGCAGGTTTAGAAGGTCGAGTAAATTTTGAAGTGGCTAATGCCCTAGATATGCCTTTTGGGGACAATACTTTTGACCTGGTATGGTCGTTAGAAAGTGGCGAACATATGCCAAATAAAGCTAAGTTCCTCTCGGAATGCTATCGTGTGCTAAAACCAGGCGGAAAAATGATCTTTGCTACCTGGTGTCATCGAGAGACTGATTCCTTAGCAGGAGATTTAACTCCTAATGAGGTGGCTCATCTTAAAGAAATTTATCGAGTGTATTGCTTGCCTTACGTCATTTCACTCTCGGAGTATCGGAAAATTGTTACAGAGTGCGGTTTCCAAAACATGAAATCTGATGATTGGTCGATCGCAGTTGAGCCATTTTGGGATGTGGTGATTGATTCGGCGATCGCTCCCAAGGCAATTACTGGCTTATTTAAAGCAGGTTGGCAGACGATCCAAGGAGCATTATCTTTGGGCTTAATGAGCAGTGGTTATAGCAAAGGATTGGTTCGTTTTGGGCTAATTTGTGCGAGTAAATAA
- a CDS encoding DUF2555 domain-containing protein, with protein sequence MTTLKLTKQDIVGITEEQVAVIASRLEQDEYNSPFEALEDWHLLRAIAFQREELAQPYIHLLDIEAYDEA encoded by the coding sequence ATGACTACTTTAAAGTTGACTAAGCAAGACATTGTGGGAATTACTGAAGAGCAAGTTGCTGTTATTGCTAGTCGTTTGGAACAGGATGAATATAATAGCCCTTTTGAAGCCTTAGAAGATTGGCATTTGCTGCGGGCGATCGCCTTTCAACGAGAAGAGCTAGCACAGCCTTATATCCACTTATTAGATATTGAAGCCTACGACGAAGCTTAG
- a CDS encoding phosphoribosyltransferase — MNAVFSDRRDAGQKLAQQLLAYTNSSQAIVLGLPRGGVPVAYEIAKSLNIPLDVCLVRKLGLPGYPETAMGAVAEDALLNNYSGSITIIDRDTAQTNGLSPERIQAIAAKEKAELRWRESCYRHSRPMLTIDHRTVIVVDDGLATGLTMHAAVEVLRQHQPAEIIIATPVASRQAIAKLKHQVNQMICLVTPKSLGAVGFWYENFTQTTDQEVCNLLVQQTCQNLTESC, encoded by the coding sequence ATGAATGCAGTTTTTTCTGATCGACGTGATGCAGGTCAAAAATTAGCTCAACAGCTTTTAGCCTATACAAATAGTTCTCAAGCGATAGTTTTGGGATTACCTCGCGGTGGCGTACCTGTGGCTTACGAAATAGCCAAGAGTTTAAACATTCCCTTAGACGTATGCTTGGTCAGAAAACTAGGCTTACCTGGATATCCAGAAACAGCAATGGGAGCCGTAGCAGAAGATGCTTTACTAAACAACTATAGCGGTAGCATTACGATTATTGATCGAGATACAGCTCAAACTAATGGACTTAGCCCAGAACGGATACAGGCGATCGCTGCCAAAGAAAAAGCTGAATTAAGATGGCGTGAATCTTGTTATCGTCATTCTCGCCCGATGCTGACAATTGACCATCGCACTGTTATCGTGGTTGATGATGGTCTGGCTACTGGTCTAACGATGCACGCTGCTGTGGAAGTATTACGTCAACACCAGCCAGCCGAAATTATTATTGCGACTCCTGTGGCTTCTCGGCAGGCGATCGCCAAATTAAAACACCAAGTAAATCAGATGATCTGTCTAGTAACACCCAAATCTCTAGGTGCAGTGGGGTTTTGGTATGAAAATTTTACCCAAACAACAGACCAAGAAGTCTGCAATCTACTGGTACAACAGACTTGTCAAAATTTGACGGAGTCCTGTTAG
- a CDS encoding biopolymer transporter ExbD has product MRPINEPEENFEINIVPMIDVIFAILAFFMVSSLSLTRSQGLPVNLPSAQTSEPKQTAQINVTIETDGDIFVDRQPIELAQLKGTLTEKIAPNSDSLVIINADEKVEHGQVVKVMDRLRQVPGATMAIAATKE; this is encoded by the coding sequence ATGCGCCCCATTAATGAGCCTGAAGAGAATTTTGAGATTAATATTGTGCCGATGATTGATGTCATCTTTGCGATTTTGGCATTTTTCATGGTTTCTTCTTTGTCTCTAACACGATCGCAAGGTTTACCAGTTAATTTACCTTCAGCGCAGACATCCGAACCCAAACAAACGGCACAGATCAACGTTACCATTGAAACCGATGGAGATATCTTCGTAGACCGTCAGCCAATTGAACTCGCTCAATTAAAAGGCACATTGACGGAGAAAATTGCACCCAATTCAGATTCATTGGTAATTATTAACGCTGATGAAAAAGTCGAACACGGACAGGTAGTTAAAGTAATGGATCGTTTGCGCCAAGTACCAGGGGCAACCATGGCGATCGCAGCTACTAAAGAGTAA
- a CDS encoding energy transducer TonB: MSTSKFCIEQRQQEQQQLKKLLIFGFASSTLLHGIAAYALPYLSVESPQVKKPLELVIVDRPKPKPKPKPPEVKIKPQPQIESKPIVKSEPKPTPQPEPVKAVTTPPPVPKPEPVKAVTPPPPVPKPEPVKAVTPPPPVAKPEPPQPTPKKLLTAPTSASPSSVSVPTSSASDSANNNNDYNGSNSSEVSGEVATNSNNSALSGTESGSEPGIACVNNCEPEYPDALEGVEGSAGVKLTIDSTGNVIGAELASADSNSQVNRQALLAARQMEFSSPPGGNAASVQVKINFTVEGSEYDRLARQEQEKKEQERKERQEQQQRQVKQAQQERLEQERQARMRQQQQQRQVEVKPKPELLDNQSAPKPLPTPMEIEPDEEQLRQFRERIENYQEK; this comes from the coding sequence ATGTCTACTTCTAAGTTTTGTATTGAGCAACGTCAGCAAGAACAGCAACAGCTGAAAAAATTACTGATATTTGGTTTTGCTAGTTCTACATTACTACATGGGATAGCTGCCTATGCACTTCCTTATTTATCGGTTGAGTCACCCCAAGTTAAAAAACCGCTGGAATTGGTCATTGTGGATCGACCAAAACCAAAGCCCAAACCAAAGCCGCCAGAAGTTAAAATAAAACCTCAACCTCAGATCGAATCAAAACCAATAGTCAAATCGGAACCCAAACCAACTCCCCAACCAGAACCAGTCAAAGCGGTAACTACACCTCCGCCAGTACCTAAGCCAGAACCAGTCAAAGCGGTAACGCCACCCCCGCCAGTACCTAAGCCAGAACCAGTTAAAGCGGTAACGCCACCCCCGCCTGTAGCTAAACCAGAACCACCACAACCAACTCCCAAAAAGCTTTTAACCGCTCCCACCTCCGCTTCACCATCGAGTGTTTCAGTACCAACTAGTTCGGCTTCAGATTCTGCCAATAACAACAATGACTATAATGGCAGTAATAGCTCAGAAGTGTCTGGTGAAGTCGCGACCAATAGCAATAACAGCGCGTTATCAGGTACTGAGTCTGGTAGTGAGCCAGGAATTGCTTGTGTTAATAACTGTGAACCAGAGTACCCTGATGCCTTAGAAGGAGTAGAAGGTAGCGCGGGAGTAAAATTAACTATCGATTCCACTGGTAATGTAATCGGCGCAGAGTTAGCCTCTGCCGATAGTAACAGTCAAGTCAATCGACAGGCATTATTGGCAGCTAGACAAATGGAGTTTAGTTCTCCCCCTGGTGGTAATGCAGCATCAGTCCAAGTCAAAATTAATTTTACTGTAGAGGGTTCCGAATACGATCGCCTTGCCCGCCAAGAGCAAGAAAAAAAAGAACAAGAAAGAAAAGAACGCCAAGAACAGCAGCAAAGACAGGTAAAACAGGCACAACAAGAACGATTGGAACAAGAAAGACAGGCAAGGATGCGTCAACAGCAGCAACAAAGACAGGTAGAAGTCAAACCGAAGCCCGAACTTCTAGATAACCAATCTGCACCGAAACCTTTGCCTACTCCTATGGAAATAGAACCAGACGAAGAGCAGCTACGCCAGTTTCGAGAAAGAATTGAGAATTATCAAGAAAAGTAA
- a CDS encoding UvrD-helicase domain-containing protein: MPNLTPEQQAAAYANCSVVITAGAGTGKTHMLAERYLYYLRERDLSPLEIVAVTFTEKAATELRSRIRSLVSQELPQRLDLLAELEAAQISTIHALAARVAQEHFQLINIPADFQVLDDLEGQVWLDDGLQQALTQLSPEVFQLIPYSLLQDVLSKLLDDPYTAHKALQQGIQDWEELIVNARIQAVKTIVNDGAWQSSKEVLQQHQGQAGDKLEAIRLSVLQAIADLEAAENIDTAITLRVRSAIATIEQVNLRVGSDKNWQDMKTVKDALKTLRELVKKVTSQGLLDLAIGEADEQLKLILPALTEAYQEVTAYLSRLKLQRKVLTFSDLELYALQALSNTQVQDYYHQRWQVFLIDEFQDTNPTQAELLNTLTAQAELTIVGDIKQSIYGFRRADIRVFQQFRDRILGNNGKEVILSTSFRTHETLIEQFNQIFAPLLAENHQDLNAFRQSKPAAGSSATDQYLQVLVIGDPLTKEGEEKPPKPNKANRQRVEAFSLAEKIKQMLDRQTPVFDRQTRQIRPLEPKDIAILTRTWQPLEVYGEALAAIGIPVAPAGGGNLLATREAKDATALLRFLANPRDDIALVAVLRSPFFAISDRLLFQVRESFERQADRDTCWWSELEKCQLSELSRPVRVLQQLLKSRQSEMPSRILQLVDRLTGYTAVIANLAGADRRLADWRGFGQLVKDLEQGTYDLFGVVRRLKRLSEQEVAVPRPIIAVNNAVSLMTIYAAKGLEWGVVIVADLSKERRKSDPAIRFDAQLGVAVTSKTLLGKTQKPVLYNWLEYLQSQKDRGEAIRVLYVALTRARDYLILSAAEPYKGELNLLQRGISAANVPTFTIPYTDNKALPPILQTPVLPEHLPPLLLNPLGSGLSELPVTALTDYARCPQRFKLHFIDGHPGLGEGFAYSMQTGTLVHKALEHNLTKAQDLLPFAEADWSQSVCDEAIALAIRFFKLPVYQHLRQTAVAKEQQISFKLDRLTFNGVIDLVGNDWVLDYKSDRTIQPQDHRFQLWVYAAALNHPHAHIVYLRHDKIHSFTPSHLAEIAEEAYSLAQKISQGDYIATPTTEKCAYCPYLAFCNDATI, translated from the coding sequence ATGCCCAATCTTACCCCCGAACAACAAGCAGCAGCCTATGCAAACTGTAGCGTAGTGATTACAGCAGGAGCGGGTACGGGTAAGACACATATGTTGGCGGAGCGATATCTTTATTATCTGCGGGAGAGAGATTTATCACCGTTAGAGATAGTCGCGGTAACTTTTACCGAGAAGGCTGCTACAGAATTGCGATCGCGTATCCGCTCTTTAGTTAGTCAAGAGTTACCCCAGCGTTTGGATCTGCTTGCCGAGTTGGAAGCTGCTCAAATTAGTACAATCCATGCCCTTGCTGCCAGAGTCGCTCAAGAACACTTTCAGCTCATTAACATTCCTGCGGATTTTCAGGTATTGGATGATCTAGAAGGGCAAGTCTGGTTAGATGATGGACTACAGCAGGCACTGACGCAACTATCTCCAGAGGTTTTTCAGCTCATTCCTTATTCTCTCTTGCAGGATGTTTTAAGCAAGTTGCTCGACGATCCTTATACGGCGCACAAAGCTTTACAGCAGGGGATTCAAGACTGGGAGGAATTAATTGTCAATGCCCGTATCCAGGCGGTAAAAACCATAGTTAATGATGGGGCATGGCAGTCTAGTAAAGAGGTATTACAACAGCATCAAGGGCAAGCAGGGGATAAGTTAGAAGCAATTCGTCTGTCAGTCTTACAAGCGATCGCCGATTTAGAAGCTGCGGAAAATATTGATACAGCGATAACCCTTCGGGTACGCTCCGCGATCGCAACTATTGAACAGGTTAACCTAAGAGTCGGCAGTGACAAGAATTGGCAGGATATGAAAACTGTCAAAGATGCCTTAAAAACTTTAAGAGAGTTGGTTAAAAAAGTTACCAGTCAAGGGTTACTAGATTTAGCGATCGGTGAGGCTGATGAGCAGTTAAAATTAATTCTGCCCGCCTTAACCGAAGCCTATCAAGAGGTTACAGCTTATCTTAGTCGTCTTAAGCTACAGAGAAAGGTACTTACCTTTAGCGATTTAGAACTATACGCCCTACAGGCATTAAGTAATACTCAGGTACAAGACTATTATCATCAACGTTGGCAAGTATTTTTAATTGATGAATTTCAGGATACTAACCCCACCCAGGCGGAATTGCTCAACACCCTCACCGCTCAGGCAGAATTAACTATTGTGGGGGATATCAAACAGTCAATCTATGGCTTTCGGCGGGCGGATATTCGCGTATTTCAACAGTTTCGCGATCGCATTTTGGGGAACAACGGCAAGGAAGTTATTCTTAGTACCAGCTTTCGCACCCATGAAACTTTGATCGAGCAGTTTAATCAAATCTTTGCCCCCTTGCTAGCAGAAAACCATCAGGATCTCAATGCTTTTCGTCAGTCAAAACCAGCAGCAGGAAGCAGCGCAACGGATCAATATTTACAAGTGTTAGTTATTGGCGATCCACTAACTAAAGAAGGTGAAGAGAAACCACCGAAGCCCAATAAGGCGAACCGACAGCGAGTAGAAGCATTTAGCCTAGCAGAAAAAATTAAGCAGATGCTCGATCGCCAGACTCCTGTATTCGATCGGCAAACTAGACAGATACGCCCCCTTGAACCCAAAGATATTGCTATTTTGACTCGTACCTGGCAACCTTTAGAAGTATACGGCGAAGCATTAGCAGCAATTGGTATTCCTGTCGCCCCTGCGGGAGGGGGTAATTTATTAGCTACCAGAGAAGCGAAAGATGCCACGGCTTTACTACGATTTCTGGCTAATCCACGGGATGATATTGCTTTAGTAGCAGTATTGCGGAGTCCTTTTTTTGCCATCAGCGATCGCCTTTTATTTCAAGTACGGGAATCTTTTGAGCGCCAAGCAGATCGAGATACCTGCTGGTGGAGTGAACTAGAAAAATGTCAGTTGAGCGAATTATCTCGCCCAGTTAGAGTCTTGCAACAGCTATTAAAATCTCGTCAATCGGAAATGCCCTCGCGTATTTTGCAGCTTGTAGATCGTTTAACAGGATATACGGCAGTAATTGCTAATTTAGCGGGCGCGGACAGAAGATTGGCAGATTGGCGCGGATTTGGACAGTTAGTTAAGGATCTAGAACAAGGCACTTACGATCTATTTGGAGTAGTGCGTCGCCTCAAGCGTTTGTCTGAACAAGAGGTAGCAGTACCCCGCCCGATCATAGCAGTGAATAACGCTGTCTCGTTAATGACGATCTATGCGGCTAAAGGTTTAGAGTGGGGTGTGGTAATTGTGGCGGATCTGAGTAAAGAACGCCGTAAGTCCGATCCAGCAATCCGTTTTGATGCTCAATTAGGAGTGGCAGTAACCAGTAAAACCCTACTAGGAAAAACTCAAAAACCAGTACTGTACAACTGGCTAGAATATCTTCAATCACAAAAAGATCGCGGGGAAGCTATTCGAGTATTATACGTTGCCTTGACTAGAGCTAGAGATTATCTAATCTTGAGTGCTGCTGAACCTTACAAAGGAGAACTAAACCTTCTACAGCGGGGTATATCTGCTGCCAATGTTCCAACTTTTACCATTCCCTACACTGACAATAAAGCACTGCCTCCCATACTTCAAACTCCTGTTTTACCAGAACATCTGCCACCGCTATTATTAAATCCTCTGGGTTCAGGCTTATCAGAACTACCTGTTACTGCTTTAACCGACTATGCTCGCTGTCCTCAACGGTTTAAACTACACTTTATCGATGGACATCCAGGTTTAGGAGAAGGCTTTGCTTACAGTATGCAAACAGGGACATTAGTGCATAAAGCTTTAGAACATAACCTGACCAAAGCTCAAGACTTATTACCCTTTGCCGAAGCCGATTGGTCACAATCAGTATGTGACGAGGCGATCGCTTTAGCCATCAGATTCTTTAAATTACCTGTATATCAACACCTTCGTCAGACAGCCGTAGCCAAAGAACAACAGATTAGCTTTAAACTCGATCGCCTAACCTTCAACGGCGTAATTGATTTGGTGGGTAATGATTGGGTATTAGACTATAAAAGCGATCGCACTATCCAACCCCAAGATCACCGTTTCCAACTTTGGGTATATGCAGCCGCTTTAAATCATCCTCATGCTCACATCGTCTATTTACGCCACGACAAGATCCATAGTTTTACACCAAGCCATTTAGCAGAAATTGCCGAGGAAGCCTATTCTCTAGCACAAAAAATAAGCCAGGGTGACTATATAGCCACCCCAACCACTGAAAAATGCGCCTACTGTCCTTACCTAGCTTTTTGTAATGACGCAACGATCTAA
- a CDS encoding Uma2 family endonuclease — translation MFKLELNLPLEDSRTRGKDKTIILADMTWEDYLQLTDSNSSNYRLDYFEGIISIMAPSRNHERIVQIIICLINAYCRKYQLKYFAFGSSDIKNPPVAGKQPDASYCFENEKEIPDLAIEVVFSSGGVADLKKYQTLNVKEVWFWQQNQLKIYWLTDTSYVLKSQSYVLNKLDSNLLDRFIQRGFNEDQLTIEAEFIEELEG, via the coding sequence GTGTTCAAACTCGAATTAAATTTACCCTTAGAGGATAGTCGCACTAGAGGAAAAGATAAAACTATCATCCTGGCAGACATGACTTGGGAAGATTATCTGCAACTAACTGATAGTAATAGCTCCAACTATCGTCTCGACTATTTTGAGGGAATAATATCAATTATGGCTCCAAGCCGAAATCACGAACGTATTGTTCAAATAATAATTTGTTTAATCAATGCTTACTGCCGAAAATATCAGCTAAAGTATTTTGCTTTCGGCTCATCAGATATAAAAAACCCTCCAGTGGCAGGCAAACAGCCCGATGCTTCCTACTGCTTTGAAAATGAAAAAGAAATTCCTGACTTAGCTATTGAAGTAGTTTTTTCCAGCGGTGGCGTTGCCGATTTGAAAAAATATCAGACTTTGAACGTGAAGGAAGTCTGGTTTTGGCAGCAAAATCAACTAAAAATTTACTGGCTAACAGATACCAGTTATGTATTAAAATCTCAAAGCTATGTCTTAAATAAGCTCGATTCAAATCTATTGGATAGATTTATTCAAAGAGGATTTAACGAAGACCAGCTAACAATTGAGGCTGAGTTTATTGAAGAATTAGAAGGTTGA
- a CDS encoding MotA/TolQ/ExbB proton channel family protein — translation MPINNILTAGGIVSYPLLVFSLLAVALIIERIIFWVRIKRKQRRVVKEALSLYRSDSFGAVAKLKKNAQLPIARIFLEALELEEPTADEFRLALDSATQAEIPTLRRFATLFQTIVAASPLLGLLGTILGLMESFSSMDIGNATGSNSAGVMEGLSVALVSTVMGLVVAIFTLLFANTFRGLYLQELALIQEYGGQLELLYRRFHLGARKYAPH, via the coding sequence ATGCCGATTAACAATATTTTGACAGCAGGGGGCATTGTTAGTTATCCTTTGCTGGTTTTTTCTCTCTTAGCAGTGGCTCTGATCATTGAGCGAATTATCTTTTGGGTACGAATTAAGCGCAAGCAACGGCGTGTTGTTAAGGAAGCACTTTCTCTCTATCGCTCTGACTCTTTTGGTGCAGTAGCTAAATTAAAAAAGAATGCCCAATTACCCATCGCCCGAATTTTTTTAGAGGCTTTAGAGCTAGAAGAACCTACTGCCGATGAGTTTCGCTTGGCTCTAGATAGTGCTACCCAGGCAGAAATACCAACTTTGAGACGATTTGCTACTTTGTTTCAAACTATTGTTGCGGCTTCTCCACTTTTGGGACTGTTAGGTACGATTTTGGGCTTGATGGAATCTTTTTCATCGATGGATATAGGGAATGCCACTGGTTCTAACTCAGCAGGAGTAATGGAGGGACTAAGTGTAGCTTTAGTCTCAACGGTAATGGGATTGGTAGTAGCAATCTTCACGCTGTTGTTTGCCAATACTTTTCGGGGTCTATACTTACAGGAATTAGCATTAATTCAAGAATATGGTGGTCAATTAGAACTGCTGTATCGTCGTTTTCATCTAGGAGCAAGAAAATATGCGCCCCATTAA
- a CDS encoding DUF3616 domain-containing protein, with product MKKLNFIAVIEELNHQGMCDASAAIAVEKSDYVIVANDEDNILRVYQAKKSGKPTQEIDLNHYFKNNSKQKEVDIEGAALLDGVVYWITSHGRNKKGKLKLQRHHFFGTKITVEGKNISVEQSGTSYENLLQDLRDSLEDQELKQYFESIDLDKHLTPESKDGINIEGLCTTPNQDLLIGFRNPVPDGKALLIPLKNPAELVRQENSSAQFGEPIRLDLGGLGIRSIEYWEKYQTYIICAGAFDDSSNFCLYQWSGNSAENPEMIEGIVFPQDFRPESVLFYPNQDDRLHILSDDGGLKLDGTTECKKLPSEQRSFRSIWVKVTAVFD from the coding sequence ATGAAAAAGCTAAATTTTATCGCTGTGATCGAAGAATTAAATCATCAAGGAATGTGCGATGCTTCAGCAGCGATCGCTGTTGAAAAGAGCGATTATGTTATTGTTGCTAATGATGAAGATAATATTTTGAGAGTTTATCAGGCTAAAAAATCTGGCAAACCAACTCAGGAAATTGACCTTAATCACTATTTTAAAAATAATTCTAAGCAAAAAGAAGTAGATATCGAAGGGGCAGCACTACTAGATGGAGTGGTTTATTGGATTACTTCACATGGAAGAAATAAAAAAGGCAAGTTAAAGCTTCAACGTCACCACTTTTTTGGGACGAAAATCACTGTTGAAGGAAAAAATATTTCTGTTGAGCAATCGGGTACTTCTTATGAAAACCTTTTGCAAGATCTACGGGATTCATTAGAAGATCAAGAACTCAAACAATACTTTGAATCAATCGATCTAGATAAACATCTAACTCCTGAATCAAAAGATGGCATAAATATAGAAGGATTATGTACTACTCCTAATCAAGATTTATTAATTGGTTTTCGCAATCCCGTTCCTGACGGAAAAGCCTTACTAATTCCTTTAAAAAACCCAGCCGAATTAGTCCGCCAAGAAAATTCGTCGGCTCAGTTCGGAGAGCCAATTAGGCTTGATCTAGGAGGATTAGGGATTAGAAGTATTGAATACTGGGAAAAATATCAGACTTATATTATTTGTGCAGGAGCTTTTGATGATAGTAGCAACTTCTGCCTTTATCAATGGTCGGGAAACTCAGCAGAAAATCCAGAAATGATTGAAGGAATTGTTTTTCCTCAAGATTTTCGCCCAGAGTCTGTTTTATTTTATCCCAATCAAGACGATCGCTTGCATATTCTCAGTGATGATGGTGGTCTTAAACTAGATGGCACAACTGAGTGTAAAAAGTTACCCAGTGAGCAAAGATCTTTCAGGAGTATTTGGGTGAAAGTTACAGCAGTTTTCGATTGA
- the hppD gene encoding 4-hydroxyphenylpyruvate dioxygenase translates to MKIDHVHFYTRNAARTRDWFIRNVGFQAIGNCISQHTHTELIALNSAYFVISSPLNSTSPVAQYLKHHPEGVADLAFRVKNLAATIERSQPLGVKIVQNIQPWQSFQGKFKFAQITGWQNLQHTLIEATEEPDCCVPIALKPYKSDRHSQSHITQIDHIVLNVAQGKLDPAVKLYQELFNFKVQQSFKIETNSSGLTSQALIDDVGEVQFNINQPTTANSQIQEFIDVNGGSGIQHLALRSQNLIADVAQMQERVKFLTVPQAYYDCLKPLLSLNAEEKAAVAQQQILVDSDWTSPHSLLMQIFTQPIFEQPTFFLEFIERRHSAQGFGQGNFQALFEAVERQSKQLSPIHNRDQTTVQ, encoded by the coding sequence ATGAAAATCGATCATGTTCATTTCTACACTAGGAATGCAGCACGAACAAGAGACTGGTTTATCCGCAATGTTGGCTTTCAAGCGATCGGCAACTGCATTAGTCAACATACCCACACAGAGTTAATTGCGCTTAATTCTGCTTATTTTGTCATTTCTTCTCCCCTCAACTCCACTAGTCCAGTAGCTCAATATCTCAAGCATCATCCAGAAGGAGTTGCGGATCTGGCATTCAGGGTAAAGAATTTGGCTGCCACGATTGAGCGTAGTCAACCTTTAGGAGTAAAAATCGTGCAAAATATTCAGCCATGGCAATCATTCCAGGGTAAGTTTAAATTTGCTCAGATTACTGGCTGGCAAAATTTACAGCACACTTTGATTGAAGCTACAGAAGAACCTGACTGCTGTGTTCCCATTGCTCTCAAACCCTATAAGAGCGATCGCCATAGTCAGTCTCATATTACTCAGATCGATCATATAGTTCTAAATGTAGCTCAGGGTAAATTAGACCCCGCTGTTAAACTGTATCAAGAATTATTTAACTTTAAAGTTCAGCAAAGCTTTAAGATCGAGACCAACAGTTCGGGGTTAACTAGCCAGGCTCTCATTGATGATGTGGGGGAAGTGCAGTTTAATATCAATCAACCGACTACAGCTAATTCCCAAATTCAAGAATTTATTGATGTTAATGGTGGATCGGGCATTCAACATTTAGCCTTGCGATCGCAAAATTTAATTGCTGATGTTGCTCAAATGCAAGAAAGAGTAAAGTTTTTAACTGTTCCCCAGGCTTATTACGATTGTCTTAAACCATTGTTGTCTTTGAATGCAGAGGAAAAAGCTGCCGTGGCTCAACAGCAAATTTTAGTTGATAGCGATTGGACTTCCCCCCACTCCTTATTAATGCAGATCTTTACTCAACCTATTTTTGAACAACCAACCTTTTTCTTAGAATTTATTGAACGTAGACATTCCGCTCAGGGTTTTGGTCAAGGTAATTTTCAAGCATTATTTGAGGCAGTAGAAAGACAAAGCAAACAACTTTCTCCTATCCATAATCGGGATCAGACGACGGTACAGTAA